A single region of the Actinoplanes sp. SE50/110 genome encodes:
- a CDS encoding YafY family protein, which translates to MPQSLGKVLGLLELLQAAPGGVTVGHLADRLQVDERTVRRYAGQLAGLGIPIEGRRGRHGGYTLAPGYRLPPLMLTDEEALAVLLGLLAARRAGLTVTAEATETATAKIQRVLPHALRARTDALLATLDFTATRAVNPSTPDTGILLTLAAAARDHRPVTFTYTKPGKPGAAPGVGPDEPGEPGGGPGQPGEPGVGPGQPGTEPGRRRVDPYGLVFHAGKWFLTGHDHDRGAVRTFRLDRVAAPVPLAGTFAVPAGFDPAARVAEGLATGAWRHEVSVLLDLDLDEARRRIPPTAATLHRTTHGTRMTARAERLDGMARMLAGLGCPVTVETPDALRAELHRIAARLRDA; encoded by the coding sequence GTGCCACAGTCACTCGGCAAGGTTCTCGGGCTCCTGGAGCTGCTCCAGGCCGCGCCCGGCGGGGTCACCGTCGGCCACCTCGCCGACCGGCTCCAGGTCGACGAGCGGACCGTCCGGCGGTATGCGGGGCAGCTCGCCGGCCTCGGCATCCCGATCGAGGGCCGGCGGGGGCGGCACGGCGGCTACACGCTGGCGCCCGGCTACCGGCTGCCCCCGCTGATGCTGACCGACGAGGAGGCGCTCGCCGTCCTGCTCGGGCTGCTCGCCGCCCGCCGGGCCGGCCTGACCGTCACCGCGGAGGCGACCGAGACCGCCACCGCCAAGATCCAGCGGGTGTTGCCGCACGCGCTGCGGGCCCGCACCGATGCGCTGCTGGCCACCCTGGACTTCACCGCGACCCGGGCGGTGAACCCGTCGACCCCGGACACCGGCATCCTGCTCACCCTGGCCGCCGCGGCCCGGGACCATCGACCGGTCACGTTCACCTACACCAAGCCGGGAAAGCCGGGCGCGGCGCCGGGCGTCGGGCCGGACGAGCCGGGGGAGCCGGGCGGCGGGCCGGGACAGCCGGGGGAGCCGGGCGTCGGGCCGGGCCAGCCGGGGACTGAGCCGGGCCGCCGCCGCGTCGACCCGTACGGCCTGGTCTTCCACGCCGGGAAGTGGTTTCTGACCGGCCACGACCACGACCGCGGCGCGGTCCGCACCTTCCGCCTCGACCGGGTTGCCGCCCCGGTCCCGCTGGCCGGCACGTTCGCGGTGCCGGCCGGCTTCGACCCGGCCGCCCGGGTCGCCGAGGGTCTGGCCACCGGCGCCTGGCGGCACGAGGTGTCGGTGCTGCTCGACCTGGACCTCGACGAGGCCCGCCGGCGCATCCCGCCCACCGCGGCCACCCTGCACCGCACCACGCACGGCACCCGGATGACGGCCCGCGCCGAGCGCCTCGACGGGATGGCCCGCATGCTGGCCGGCCTCGGCTGCCCCGTCACGGTCGAGACCCCGGACGCGCTGCGCGCCGAGCTGCACCGGATCGCGGCCCGCCTGCGCGACGCCTGA
- a CDS encoding EamA family transporter — MKLSPQSAGLAAAVLSAASFGTSGAFIKPLLEAGWSPAAAVTARALAGGLLLLPLVLFSLRGNWAAVWRGRGRIAAMGVVAVAFTQLTYFAAIRRVPVSTALLIEYLAPLLLVLGAWATTRRLPRPAVLLGSVLAIGGLVLVIGPGALQAVDPAGLLLALGAAVGCAVYFVVAARPADGLPPVALAGLGLLLGGVILGVVGATGVVPMAVATGPVALLGTSTPWWLPLGVVALFGTAIAYGAGIFGGSRLGSRLASFVGLLEVVFASILAWIVVGERLTPLQMLGGVLILAGIAAIPAEPAVPVVAADRAGVSGPKVARSGAPR; from the coding sequence GTGAAACTGTCGCCGCAGTCCGCCGGACTGGCCGCGGCGGTGCTCTCCGCCGCCTCCTTCGGCACCTCGGGCGCGTTCATCAAGCCGCTGCTGGAGGCCGGCTGGTCGCCGGCCGCCGCGGTCACCGCGCGGGCCCTGGCCGGCGGCCTTCTGCTGCTGCCGCTGGTGCTGTTCTCGCTGCGGGGAAACTGGGCCGCGGTCTGGCGCGGCCGCGGGCGGATCGCCGCGATGGGCGTCGTCGCGGTGGCGTTCACCCAGCTCACCTACTTCGCCGCGATCCGCCGGGTGCCGGTGTCCACGGCGCTGCTGATCGAATATCTGGCGCCGCTGCTGCTGGTGCTCGGGGCGTGGGCGACGACCCGGCGGCTGCCCCGCCCGGCCGTGCTGCTCGGCTCGGTCCTCGCGATCGGCGGCCTCGTCCTGGTGATCGGGCCGGGGGCGCTGCAGGCGGTCGACCCGGCCGGGCTGCTGCTCGCGCTCGGTGCGGCGGTCGGCTGCGCGGTCTACTTCGTGGTCGCCGCGCGCCCCGCCGACGGTCTGCCGCCGGTCGCCCTGGCCGGGCTCGGCCTGCTGCTGGGCGGCGTGATCCTCGGCGTGGTTGGGGCGACCGGCGTGGTCCCGATGGCCGTGGCGACCGGGCCGGTGGCGCTGCTCGGCACGTCCACGCCGTGGTGGCTGCCGCTCGGGGTGGTCGCCCTGTTCGGCACCGCCATCGCGTACGGCGCGGGGATCTTCGGCGGCAGCCGCCTCGGGTCCCGGCTCGCCTCGTTCGTCGGCCTCCTCGAGGTGGTCTTCGCCTCGATCCTGGCGTGGATCGTGGTCGGCGAGCGCCTCACCCCGCTGCAGATGCTCGGCGGCGTGCTGATCCTGGCCGGCATCGCCGCCATCCCCGCCGAGCCGGCCGTTCCCGTCGTCGCCGCTGATCGGGCCGGCGTCTCCGGCCCGAAGGTGGCGCGCAGCGGCGCCCCCCGGTAG
- a CDS encoding glycosyltransferase family 2 protein encodes MNATATLERPAHTAAPVAAPAVVAPVASPNLWAPATAGVELTVVVPFYNCGPVVAQTIHAIIATLTAAGIGHEIIAVNDGSTDGSQLHVPFLPQVRLIDNRLNSGKGSALHQGFAAAQGAWVGFIDADGDIDPAHLATYLGLARGGDHAAVYADKRHAQSVSGASKVRKLISMVYSTLVTLLFLLQVKDTQTGCKIIRRDALAQLLPHLREQRFAFDLEFFVAAKAAGIRNLHAAPVALNTAANGSTVTTNTIVRTLRDTVTILGRHLGGHYRQAAV; translated from the coding sequence ATGAACGCAACCGCCACGCTCGAGCGCCCCGCACACACCGCCGCCCCGGTCGCCGCCCCGGCCGTCGTCGCTCCGGTCGCCAGCCCGAACCTCTGGGCCCCGGCCACCGCCGGTGTCGAACTGACCGTGGTCGTGCCGTTCTACAACTGCGGCCCGGTCGTCGCCCAGACCATCCACGCGATCATCGCGACGCTGACCGCCGCCGGCATCGGGCACGAGATCATCGCGGTGAACGACGGCAGCACCGACGGCTCGCAGCTGCACGTGCCGTTCCTGCCGCAGGTCCGGCTGATCGACAACCGGCTCAACTCCGGCAAGGGCAGCGCGCTGCACCAGGGTTTCGCCGCCGCGCAGGGCGCCTGGGTCGGCTTCATCGACGCCGACGGCGACATCGACCCGGCGCACCTGGCCACCTACCTGGGGCTGGCCCGCGGCGGCGACCACGCGGCCGTCTACGCCGACAAGCGCCACGCCCAGTCGGTCAGCGGCGCCTCGAAGGTCCGCAAGCTGATCTCGATGGTCTACTCGACCCTGGTCACCCTGCTCTTCCTGCTGCAGGTCAAGGACACCCAGACCGGCTGCAAGATCATCCGCCGGGACGCTCTCGCCCAGCTGCTCCCGCACCTGCGCGAGCAGCGGTTCGCCTTCGACCTGGAGTTCTTCGTGGCGGCCAAGGCGGCCGGCATCCGCAACCTGCACGCCGCGCCGGTCGCGCTGAACACCGCCGCCAACGGCAGCACCGTCACCACCAACACCATCGTGCGCACGCTGCGCGACACCGTCACGATCCTGGGCCGGCACCTCGGCGGCCACTACCGCCAGGCCGCCGTCTGA
- a CDS encoding GTP pyrophosphokinase family protein, giving the protein MTTAQPEPAVPGADRQVARLQPAGSSFGGFGFAHAEPEVLHDVMAEINKFLMVYKFGLAEIGTKINILAEELAHRGRGNPIEHVTPRLKTMASITAKARRIECPLTVDDLRARIRDIAGIRIVCGFVPDVYTVARMLTRQPDVHLVTTKDYIAQPKANGYRSLHLIVEIPVFLSDQVVAVPVEVQLRTVAMDFWASLEHKIYYKHDADVPAALRAELAAAAEDAARLDQRMERLHQEIHGPRH; this is encoded by the coding sequence GTGACCACCGCGCAACCCGAGCCGGCCGTGCCCGGCGCGGATCGCCAGGTCGCCCGGCTCCAGCCGGCCGGGTCGTCGTTCGGCGGCTTCGGCTTCGCGCACGCCGAGCCCGAAGTGCTGCACGACGTGATGGCCGAGATCAACAAGTTCCTGATGGTGTACAAGTTCGGCCTGGCCGAGATCGGCACGAAGATCAACATCCTGGCCGAGGAGCTGGCCCACCGCGGTCGCGGCAACCCGATCGAGCACGTCACCCCGCGGCTCAAGACGATGGCCAGCATCACCGCCAAGGCCCGCCGGATCGAGTGCCCGCTCACCGTCGACGACCTGCGCGCCCGGATCCGCGACATCGCCGGCATCCGGATCGTCTGCGGCTTCGTCCCCGACGTCTACACCGTCGCCCGGATGCTCACCCGCCAGCCCGACGTGCACCTGGTCACCACCAAGGACTACATCGCCCAGCCGAAGGCGAACGGCTACCGCAGCCTGCACCTGATCGTCGAGATCCCGGTCTTCCTCTCCGACCAGGTGGTCGCCGTCCCGGTCGAGGTGCAGCTGCGCACCGTCGCGATGGACTTCTGGGCCAGCCTGGAACACAAGATCTACTACAAGCACGACGCGGACGTGCCCGCCGCACTCCGCGCCGAGCTGGCCGCCGCCGCCGAGGACGCGGCCCGCCTCGACCAGCGCATGGAGCGGCTGCACCAGGAGATCCACGGCCCGCGCCACTGA
- a CDS encoding tetratricopeptide repeat protein: MDADGSRPEVRRARPVERVALPPGPIRDLREMLYRLYAEADCPRIDRLAEAILADDALPGSPRKDLIIKIISGDGLASQQDTVTVAVTLAREAGRDDTAPVAEQVRQLWITARTAPARSDDSVVRVGRVPRPAAWFQDRYAHHALLRAARAGRSVVLTQVLSGLGGVGKTQLAAQFARSLDAAGELDVLAWITAANRQALVAGYADTAHALRLCGPETEPTAAADRLLSWLEHTSRRCLIVLDNLDSPADATGLWPPDNPRGRTLVTTRRRDAILHTDNRTMVPVGLFTPPEAADYLTQATGTTEPRSAVDSLAADLGLLPLALAQAAAYIRDHGIDCATYRQRLREHGLTARLLPPDDGLPDDHRTIVAAIWDVSITAADNHRPRGLARPLLEVAALLDPNGIPDALFTTTAITAHLGRAGITAPDPPAIIDGLHNLHRLHLITHDVDTHAVGIHALVQHATRDRCTPARLAPLARAAADALLEIWPGVDRDPVHTQTLHANTTALRTATGDALFTPQVHRLLFQAARRLGNTGQVAAAVIAAEQLLTSCLRILGPDHPDTLASRHNLAWWRGEAGDRAGAATAYEQLLTDQLRILGPDHPGTLATRHNLAWRRGEAGDPHAAERLLADPSPVLGAPTAAGPRSLAWRRGEGGDPVGAVTAYEQLLADRLRVLGPDHPDTLITRHGLAWWRGEAGDPAGAVTAYEELLSDRLRVLGPDHLDTLATRHNLAQWRGEAGDPVGAAAATEHLLTDQLRVVGPDHPHALASRYNLAQWRGESGDPAGAVTAYEQLLADQLRVLGPDHPDTLITRYHLAHWRGEAGDPIGAAAATEHLLADQLRVLGPDHPHTLATRHRLARWRDRRPD; the protein is encoded by the coding sequence ATGGATGCCGACGGGTCCCGACCAGAAGTCCGCCGTGCCAGGCCGGTGGAACGCGTCGCCCTGCCGCCCGGGCCGATCCGCGACCTGCGGGAGATGCTCTACCGGCTGTACGCGGAGGCGGACTGTCCCCGGATCGACCGGTTGGCCGAGGCGATTCTCGCGGACGACGCGCTACCGGGATCGCCGCGCAAAGACCTGATCATCAAGATCATCAGCGGTGATGGGCTGGCGTCGCAGCAAGACACCGTCACGGTTGCCGTGACGCTGGCCCGAGAGGCGGGCCGCGACGACACCGCGCCGGTGGCCGAGCAGGTCCGGCAGCTGTGGATCACCGCCCGGACCGCGCCGGCGCGCAGCGACGACAGCGTGGTACGGGTCGGGCGGGTGCCCAGGCCGGCGGCCTGGTTCCAGGACAGATACGCCCACCACGCTCTGCTCCGGGCGGCCCGGGCCGGCCGCAGTGTGGTGCTGACCCAGGTGCTGTCCGGTCTCGGCGGGGTCGGCAAGACACAGCTGGCCGCCCAGTTCGCCCGCAGCCTGGATGCGGCCGGCGAGCTGGATGTGCTTGCCTGGATCACCGCGGCCAATCGGCAGGCGCTCGTCGCGGGTTACGCCGACACCGCCCACGCCCTGCGGTTGTGCGGCCCGGAAACCGAGCCCACCGCGGCCGCTGACCGGCTGCTGTCCTGGCTGGAACACACCAGCCGACGCTGCCTGATCGTGCTCGACAACCTGGACAGCCCGGCCGACGCGACCGGCCTGTGGCCGCCGGACAACCCGCGTGGCCGCACGCTCGTCACCACCCGACGCCGGGACGCGATCCTGCACACCGACAATCGCACCATGGTCCCCGTCGGCCTGTTCACCCCGCCCGAGGCCGCTGACTATCTCACTCAGGCCACCGGCACCACCGAGCCGCGCTCCGCGGTCGACTCCCTCGCCGCCGACCTCGGCCTGCTCCCGCTGGCCCTGGCACAGGCCGCCGCGTACATCCGTGACCACGGGATCGACTGCGCCACCTACCGGCAACGGTTGCGTGAGCACGGCCTCACCGCGAGATTGCTTCCGCCCGATGACGGCCTACCGGATGATCATCGCACCATCGTCGCGGCCATCTGGGACGTCTCCATCACCGCCGCCGACAACCATCGGCCCCGCGGCCTGGCTCGCCCCCTCCTGGAGGTTGCGGCGCTGCTCGACCCCAACGGCATCCCCGACGCCCTGTTCACCACCACCGCGATCACCGCCCACCTGGGCCGGGCCGGGATCACCGCGCCGGACCCACCGGCGATCATCGACGGGCTTCACAACCTGCACCGGCTCCACCTGATCACCCATGACGTTGACACCCACGCCGTCGGCATCCACGCGCTCGTCCAGCACGCCACCCGTGACCGGTGCACCCCCGCCCGGCTCGCTCCCCTCGCCCGCGCTGCCGCCGACGCCCTTCTCGAAATCTGGCCCGGCGTCGACCGTGACCCCGTCCACACCCAGACACTGCACGCCAACACCACCGCCCTACGAACGGCCACCGGCGACGCCCTGTTCACCCCTCAAGTACACAGGCTGCTGTTTCAGGCCGCCCGCCGGCTCGGAAACACCGGGCAGGTCGCCGCTGCCGTCATCGCCGCCGAACAGCTGCTCACTTCCTGTCTGCGGATATTGGGCCCCGATCACCCGGACACCCTGGCCAGCCGGCACAACCTCGCCTGGTGGCGGGGTGAGGCCGGCGACCGGGCCGGCGCCGCCACCGCATACGAACAGCTGCTCACCGACCAACTACGGATATTGGGCCCCGATCACCCGGGCACCCTGGCGACCCGGCACAACCTCGCCTGGCGGCGGGGCGAGGCCGGCGACCCCCATGCCGCCGAACGGCTGCTCGCCGACCCGTCGCCGGTGCTCGGCGCGCCGACCGCGGCCGGCCCTCGCAGCCTCGCCTGGCGGCGGGGCGAGGGCGGCGACCCCGTCGGTGCCGTCACCGCCTACGAACAGCTCCTCGCCGACAGGCTGCGGGTCCTCGGCCCTGACCACCCCGACACCCTGATCACCCGGCATGGCCTCGCCTGGTGGCGGGGCGAGGCCGGCGACCCGGCCGGGGCTGTCACCGCCTACGAGGAACTGCTCAGCGACCGGCTGCGGGTCCTCGGCCCCGACCATTTGGACACCCTGGCTACCCGGCACAACCTCGCGCAGTGGCGGGGCGAGGCCGGCGACCCGGTCGGCGCCGCCGCGGCCACCGAACACCTCCTCACCGATCAGCTGCGGGTCGTCGGCCCCGACCATCCCCACGCGCTGGCCAGCCGCTACAACCTCGCCCAGTGGCGGGGTGAGTCGGGCGACCCGGCCGGCGCCGTCACCGCGTACGAGCAACTGCTCGCCGACCAACTGCGGGTCTTGGGTCCCGACCACCCCGACACGCTGATCACCCGCTATCACCTTGCCCACTGGCGGGGTGAGGCCGGCGATCCCATCGGCGCCGCTGCGGCGACCGAGCACCTGCTCGCCGATCAGCTTCGGGTTCTCGGCCCCGACCATCCCCACACCCTGGCCACCCGTCACCGCCTTGCCCGCTGGCGTGACCGAAGGCCGGATTGA
- a CDS encoding peroxiredoxin, which translates to MSIGKGDLAPDFALADQDGTLRRLTDLVADGPLVLFFYPGAMTKGCTAEACHFRDLAAEYRAAGVQRAGISRDPVAKQKLFADTYTFDYPLLSDPESTTIAAYGVKRKLNLGPLSTKRMTFVIGTDRRILDVIHSELDMNQHAADALAVAVAARAQHGS; encoded by the coding sequence ATGAGCATCGGCAAAGGTGACCTCGCGCCCGACTTCGCACTTGCGGACCAGGACGGGACGCTGCGCAGGCTGACCGATCTGGTCGCCGACGGACCCCTCGTCCTGTTCTTCTACCCGGGCGCGATGACCAAGGGCTGCACCGCGGAGGCATGCCATTTCCGCGACCTGGCCGCCGAGTACCGCGCCGCCGGGGTGCAGCGCGCCGGCATCAGCAGGGACCCGGTGGCCAAGCAGAAACTCTTCGCCGACACCTACACGTTCGACTACCCGCTGCTTTCGGATCCGGAATCAACCACGATTGCGGCGTACGGGGTGAAGCGCAAGCTGAATCTCGGACCTCTCAGCACCAAACGGATGACCTTCGTGATCGGCACCGACCGCCGCATCCTCGACGTCATCCACAGCGAACTCGACATGAACCAGCACGCCGCCGACGCTCTCGCGGTCGCCGTGGCGGCCCGGGCACAGCACGGGTCATAA
- a CDS encoding LLM class flavin-dependent oxidoreductase gives MTSTFSAKPRLSILDLAPITPGGTVAQAFDNAVALARAAEESGYERVWYAEHHNMARIASSATSLLIGHVAGRTSTIRLGAGGIMLPNHAPLTIAEQFGTLASLHPGRIDLGLGRAPGSDQVTMRAMRRNPMSADSFPQDVLELQGFLGDESRVPGVRATPGAGTHVPLYILGSSMFGARLAAAYGLPYAFASHFSPGLLYEAVAAYRSEFQPSAQLSQPYVIAGVNVIAAPTAESAREQFTITRRIRVRGLISRSTGPAGAPSAAGSTASTDFTDEEIDEFLTTPNGRQIGAMMTYSAVGTPDEVRSYLTSFADRAQADELIVAHQSTQIADRLESVRLTAAAVLGAPLPS, from the coding sequence ATGACCAGCACTTTCTCGGCGAAGCCGCGCCTGTCGATTCTGGACCTCGCACCGATCACGCCCGGTGGGACCGTGGCGCAGGCGTTCGACAATGCGGTGGCCCTGGCCCGGGCCGCCGAGGAGTCCGGCTACGAGCGGGTCTGGTACGCCGAGCATCACAACATGGCACGGATCGCGTCCAGTGCGACCAGCCTGCTGATCGGGCATGTGGCCGGGCGGACGTCGACGATCCGGCTCGGCGCCGGCGGGATCATGCTGCCCAACCATGCGCCGCTGACGATCGCCGAGCAGTTCGGGACGCTCGCCTCGCTCCATCCGGGGCGGATCGACCTGGGGCTGGGCCGGGCGCCGGGCAGCGACCAGGTGACGATGCGCGCGATGCGGCGCAACCCGATGTCCGCCGACAGCTTCCCGCAGGACGTGCTGGAGCTGCAGGGTTTCCTGGGGGACGAGTCACGGGTGCCGGGGGTCCGGGCGACGCCGGGCGCGGGCACGCACGTCCCGCTCTACATTCTGGGTTCGTCGATGTTCGGGGCTCGGCTGGCCGCGGCGTACGGCCTGCCCTACGCCTTCGCCTCGCATTTCTCGCCGGGTCTGCTGTACGAGGCGGTCGCCGCCTACCGCAGCGAGTTCCAGCCGTCGGCGCAGCTGTCGCAGCCGTACGTGATCGCCGGCGTGAACGTGATCGCCGCACCGACCGCGGAGTCCGCCCGCGAGCAGTTCACGATCACCCGGCGGATCCGGGTGCGCGGCCTGATCAGCCGTTCCACCGGCCCGGCGGGCGCCCCCTCGGCGGCCGGCTCCACCGCTTCCACCGACTTCACCGACGAGGAGATCGACGAGTTCCTGACCACGCCGAACGGGCGGCAGATCGGGGCGATGATGACCTACTCGGCGGTCGGCACCCCGGACGAGGTCCGCTCCTATCTGACCTCGTTCGCCGACCGGGCCCAGGCCGACGAGCTGATCGTCGCCCACCAGTCGACGCAGATCGCCGACCGTCTGGAGTCGGTCCGGCTGACCGCCGCCGCGGTGCTGGGCGCCCCGCTGCCCTCGTGA
- a CDS encoding CGNR zinc finger domain-containing protein encodes MLFAPDTEEALEFAVVLANTAAGASRSGDDELATVDDLRTLLITNTFSGRIDNDEKELREVRHTRDQIREVWTLSRDEAVAVVNRMLREARALPYLTRHDGSDWHMHATEPDAPLAERLRVEAALALIDVIRMNETDRLRVCAADDCTGLFIDLSRNGSKRFCTVRCGNRMNMVAFRARRSC; translated from the coding sequence TTGCTCTTTGCCCCTGACACCGAGGAGGCGCTGGAGTTCGCGGTGGTCCTCGCCAACACCGCGGCCGGCGCGTCCCGATCCGGCGACGACGAACTCGCCACCGTCGACGACCTGCGCACCCTCCTGATCACCAACACCTTCTCCGGTCGCATCGACAACGACGAGAAGGAACTGCGCGAGGTACGTCATACCCGCGACCAGATTCGCGAGGTGTGGACGCTGAGCCGCGACGAGGCCGTCGCCGTGGTCAACCGGATGCTGCGGGAGGCCCGCGCCCTGCCGTACCTGACCCGGCACGACGGCTCCGACTGGCACATGCACGCCACCGAGCCCGACGCGCCGCTCGCCGAACGCCTGCGCGTCGAAGCGGCCCTCGCCCTGATCGACGTGATTCGGATGAACGAGACCGACCGGCTGCGGGTGTGCGCCGCCGACGACTGCACCGGCCTGTTCATCGACCTGTCCCGCAACGGCTCCAAACGCTTCTGCACGGTCCGCTGCGGCAACCGGATGAACATGGTCGCCTTCCGCGCCCGGCGGTCCTGCTGA
- a CDS encoding alpha/beta fold hydrolase: MTTYVLVPGFHLGGWAWDAVAGPLRAAGHEVHQVSPRLEPGTTVDDHIAELVALVEKLDDVVLVGHSYGGLVITAVADQGATHVRRLVYVDAGPLPDGMSQADFTGEPVVPVDGMLPVPAEAPPSATGFDWAIVRDRGRPQPAATATGPVRHGEAWRDIPRTAILCSFPAARLREMAANLPAFGLMAGAGWTYRELPGGHWPMFSAPTELAALLAEVGG; the protein is encoded by the coding sequence ATGACGACATATGTGCTGGTGCCGGGGTTCCATCTGGGCGGCTGGGCGTGGGATGCGGTCGCCGGGCCGCTGCGGGCGGCCGGCCACGAGGTGCACCAGGTGTCGCCCCGCCTGGAACCGGGGACGACGGTCGACGACCACATCGCGGAGCTGGTCGCCCTGGTGGAGAAGCTCGACGACGTGGTGCTCGTGGGCCACAGCTACGGCGGGCTGGTCATCACCGCGGTCGCCGATCAGGGTGCCACCCACGTGCGACGGCTGGTCTACGTGGATGCGGGACCGCTGCCGGACGGCATGTCGCAGGCCGACTTCACCGGCGAGCCGGTGGTGCCGGTCGACGGGATGCTGCCGGTGCCCGCCGAGGCGCCGCCGTCCGCGACCGGCTTCGACTGGGCGATCGTCCGGGACCGCGGACGACCCCAGCCGGCCGCGACCGCGACCGGCCCGGTGCGGCACGGCGAGGCGTGGCGGGACATTCCGCGTACGGCAATCCTCTGTTCCTTCCCGGCGGCGCGGCTGCGGGAGATGGCGGCGAACCTGCCGGCGTTCGGTCTGATGGCCGGCGCCGGGTGGACGTACCGGGAGCTGCCCGGCGGGCACTGGCCGATGTTCTCCGCGCCGACGGAACTCGCGGCGCTACTCGCCGAGGTCGGCGGGTAG